A part of Podarcis muralis chromosome 13, rPodMur119.hap1.1, whole genome shotgun sequence genomic DNA contains:
- the LOC114582525 gene encoding histone H2B 1/2/3/4/6-like, whose translation MPEPAKSAPAAKKGSKKAITKTQKKGDKKRKKSRKESYSIYVYKVLKQVHPDTGISSKAMSIMNSFVNDIFERIAAEASRLAHYNKRSTITSREIQTAVRLLLPGELAKHAVSEGTKAVTKYTSSK comes from the coding sequence ATGCCTGAGCCAGCGAAATCCGCTCCCGCGGCCAAGAAGGGCTCCAAGAAGGCCATCACCAAGACCCAGAAGAAGGGCGACAAGAAGCGCAAGAAGAGCCGCAAGGAGAGCTACTCCATCTACGTCTACAAGGTGCTCAAGCAGGTCCACCCGGACACGGGCATCTCCTCCAAGGCCATGAGCATCATGAACTCCTTCGTCAACGACATCTTCGAGCGCATCGCGGCCGAGGCTTCCCGCCTGGCGCACTACAACAAGCGCTCCACCATCACCTCCCGGGAGATCCAGACCGCCGTCCGACTCCTGCTGCCCGgagagctggccaagcacgccgTCTCCGAGGGCACCAAGGCCGTCACCAAGTACACCAGCTCCAAGTGA
- the LOC114582524 gene encoding histone H2A type 1-E: MSGRGKQGGKARAKAKTRSSRAGLQFPVGRVHRLLRKGNYAERVGAGAPVYLAAVLEYLTAEILELAGNAARDNKKTRIIPRHLQLAIRNDEELNKLLGRVTIAQGGVLPNIQAVLLPKKTESHKAKGK, from the coding sequence ATGTCTGGACGCGGCAAGCAAGGAGGAAAAGCTCGGGCTAAGGCCAAGACTCGCTCTTCTCGTGCCGGGCTCCAGTTCCCCGTGGGTCGTGTGCACCGTCTTCTGCGCAAAGGGAACTACGCAGAGCGCGTCGGAGCCGGAGCGCCCGTCTACTTGGCTGCTGTGCTGGAGTACCTGACTGCTGAGATCTTGGAGTTGGCCGGCAACGCTGCCCGGGACAACAAGAAGACCAGGATCATCCCTCGCCACTTGCAGCTCGCCATCCGCAACGACGAGGAGCTGAACAAACTCCTGGGCAGAGTCACCATTGCTCAAGGAGGCGTCCTCCCCAACATCCAGGCTGTGCTGTTGCCCAAGAAAACCGAGAGCCACAAGgccaaaggaaaataa